The nucleotide sequence ACTATTTCATAAGCCTGCAAGACAGTGGACTTACGCACTTTGATAACAGGCAGAACCCTTCACACTAGGAGAGGAAAGTCTCCTGTGCTAAGTAAATAGTGTGTTACTGTCCCTCGACAAATATTCCATCCACTACTCATTCAGTTGTGACAGACTCTTTGGCAGTTCTATTGGTGGTCAGGTCTTTCCCTTACTCTCCTCATTACTTGGGACTTgggacacacacatacacaattgCATTCACACCTGCAGCAACTCCAATACACTTATGCTGCATGAAACCAGAGCACCCAGAGGAAAGCCATGCAAACACAGACAAAATgccacacaaaaaaagatgatGGGAATCCTCACTTAGCAAGcctcaatttttaaataattcacttGATATTAATATTTGGCAACAATAAACTATACTAGTACCACACAAATTAAGTAAATGATATATTTTCAATTGAAAATGGTGAAATTTGCATCACTTAGATATTCCTGCCAGTCTTTTAACATTTCTATTGTAAAATATGTCAGAAATTAATTGAATAAGCATTTTATGATTACATGTTTGGGTGCTTGCATCTTACCTAGCGattaagttttaaagtttggtGTTTGATAAAACagcaaatggaaaaaaaaagagctatACAGTTTATTATTGTAGCTCAAAGCATATACACTTCATTCAAGccacagaaagacaaacattttgCACAATACACAATCTTCCAGCCTAGGATGATATTATGTATGTAAACAATAATTTGGgacaaataatgtaatttaatggaACACTAATGGAGTGGCACAGCAGGATTTTGAACAGCCTCCGCCAGTGTACATACACTCATAGAAAACAGTGTGGTCAAACAGAATCCAGGAAAAATGATGGAGGGGGCACAGGGACTGAAGTAGAATCAATTTTATGATGGTAAATGTAAAGACCTCCTGTGGTGAAAATCaagtttttaaacattgtttacaTGTCTGTCTGGTGTTTTAATATGCTTAAAGACAAACTATGCAAATTAATCACTGAACACCATGGCTGAGCATTTTCTGCTTAAAACTGTGGTGTACCAAAGACAGTCTCAAAAATATAGGTTTGAAGCCGCCTGTTTGCTATACGTCACAAGCATGCAACCAATCTTGCCCACCTGTAGGGTGGGGCTTTGCATATCTTAAAGGTTTCtatttacaatgtgtttttggaagccaatcacagacatatctgtaGATTTCTTGAAAGCAATGGCCAGTCACCTCACCAATCACCAACCAACTCACCTCTGGCATCAGTGAGCTGCGGACAACAAACGCCTGGATAATGGTTTGTCATGTTTATAGACTCTGGCCGATGTCTTGCCATTACATGGAAAGGTTGCGTATGTAGCCCCTCAGGTTCAGAGTGGGATTGAAACCAGTGTGGGAGGTGGGCATGTTAACAAGGAAGCTATAAAGAATGCAGCCTCTAGCATCAGTCACTAGTGTGCTTTTTGAGATCAAGGGGACTAAGCCTAGCCAAACTCTGAGGTATATTAACATTGTTATCTTTCATTTTGTCAGTCCATTGGAGTGTTTTATGATCTGTTTCAATGACAAATTCTTGTCCCAACAGATATTATTTAGAAGAATTAAGAGCCTACTTCAGTGCCAAACACTTGTTTTCAATAACAGAGTGCCTTGTCTCATACAGTTTTCTACTCACATGAGCCACAGGATGTATCTAACCTCTAGTCTGGGAAAGCTAGTCTGGGATTCAATCTACTGAATATGATTTGATTTATGATTTGTTAGTGGTATTTTGGGTTTAACATACTAAACACACTGTAGACTCTCTCTTGCACATAGAGCTTTTAGGTACACAAGTACAATTTACACTAGTGAGCAGATTCCTCCTTCACATGCAGCTTTGAAAAATCAGATTCATTCTAGTGAGACAGTTCAACACCTGAATCTCATTCTTTTTAAAAGTGAACACTTTTGCACTAATCTACTGGAAGAGGTGTTGCATGGTGAGGAGTGTCTAATACCCCTTTTCCACCAAGGCAGTTCAAATGCTGGTTCGGAGCCAGAGTCTGTAACTGGAACTGTTCAAGAGATTAATATGCAATGTTCTATGATAATGTGACACACCAGAAGTAACAATTTAGAACCTAAATTCTTAGTGACCTTTAACAGACCCTGCCATTTACGCAATTTGTTCGCTTTTTTGGAGGAATGACTAAAACCTGCTGACATAATTTCAGAGGACCGCTGCCTTGCCTTCCCATCATGCCAGCATTTCTGCTTACTTTGTGGATATTGCAAATGTTCTGCTGTTAACCCcagtcattttctttaatttctcTCTCATTTGCAACATTTAATCAATGGCATTATTGTTACTAGATGTCTGTGATCAACAAAGACACAAGGTCATCAACTGAAACGGAGAAAAAAAACCTATGAAACTTATctgtattcaaataataaataagttaacCACAGATCCCAAATAAACCCTATGTCACTGACAAACTTACAGAGCATTTGAACAAGAGTTCGATTCAATCTCTACACAGGTCCATCCGTTTTGGGATGGTAAGGTGCAGTCTTCTAAGAGATAACACCCTTGAAGTTGAGTGTTGTTCACAGAGAGTAAAAATGAGGatggaaaaacataatttttacaaatactattatatatttattggtgaaaaaaaaaaaaaccttcatagAAGTTCATAGTTCATACTCAAGAAACATCTGAAACTGCATTTCATGTGTTGTCTTTTATGATTTTGTGAAccttaaaggagacctattatgcccctttttacaatatgtaatataagtctcaggtgtccccagaatgtgtctgtgaattccagctcaaaataccccacaaatcatttattatatcactTTGAAGCAGAAGcatgctgttttcatgcatgtctctttaactgcaaatgagctgctgctcctcGTCCCATTTTCCCGAaaagggctgtgcctttacagcttgtaaCTCAGATACTctggcaaaaaacaaaaaacaaaaataaacatctgtttgatttgatttgattaaaccatattagtttaaacttctggtacagggttttctgagcgcacacatccaaAGCACTTGCACAGAAAGCAGCTATCATATGGCATGCGAGTACTAAAATAAGTTCTCTTTCacgtcttattgcacttaaaccaTCAAATACACAGGTGTTTGTTTAAAACACAAGAGTtataaaaaacagttgtttatgtctgaagataaacagctgggaaagaagtCACATTTTCTACTAGATCTGTGTGGCATCTGCGTAATAtgcagcaaataaataaatattctctaTTCTCTTGCTTTGTTTCTGCACATTTTTACACAGTGACACTTACTCCACACTGATGATATATAAGACAGTTCTCTCCattgtgaattctcatgtggactTCAAGGCGCCCATGTTGATCCAAGCTCCTCCGCTCCAGTGTGAATTTTTATGTGCTTGTTAAGGATTCCTTTTCGGCtgaaactttttccacatttttggcaggtgaaaggcttctctccattgtgaattctcatgtggactTCAAGGTGTCCTTTTTGAGTGAAACTTTTACCACACTGAGTGCATATGTAAGGCTTCTCcccagtgtgaactctcatgtgggCTTTAAGGTTTCCATGTTGAtcgaaactctttccacactgtgtGCATCTGtaaggcttttctccagtgtgaactctcatatGGACTTTTAGGTTTCCATGTTGAtcgaaactctttccacactgagggcatgtgtaaggcttttctccagtgtgaattctcatgtggactTTAAGGTTTCCATGTTGTTCGAAACACTCTCCACATTGAGGGCATgtgtaaggcttctctccagtgtgaattctgaTGTGCCTGGTAAGGCTTCCTTTTGCAGTGAAACTtattccacactgttggcaggtgaaagGACTCTCcccagtgtgaactctcatgtgatAATTAAGGTTTCCTTTTCGATtaaaactttttccacactgttgacAGGTGAAAGggctctctccagtgtgaactctcatgtggaCTTCAAGGTTTCCATGTTGattaaaactctttccacactgaggacatgtgtaaggcttctctccaaTGTGAATTTTCATGTGCCTGTTAAGGCTTCCCTTTTGAGTGAATAtgtttccacactgttggcaggtaaAGGGGCTCTCCCCACTGTGAATCTGCATGTGGACCTTAAGGTTTCCATCTTGCTTTCCACATTGAGGGTAGGTGTAAGACTTGTCTCTGTTGTGAAGTTTTAGGTGGACCTGGAGGTTTCCATGTCGACTGAAACTCTCCCCACACTGAGAGCAAGCAAAATAACTTCTTGTTCCTATCGTATGAACTTTCTTTCGTGAAGAAGTATTTTCAGTCTGTGAGCACCTAAAAGATTCATCTCCAGTTATGAAATCGTGATGTTTCTCATATTGATCTTTCTCTTCTGTATCATTCAGTATGTTACTTTCCTCTTTCAGTGGCATCAGTTCTAaagtgaaaaaagaaacaaaaaaagttaaccCAGTTTAATGGCACAAAGCAAAATACCTCAAAACTAGCAACATACAGCTAGAACCTGTACTCATTAAGCCATTGGttttcaaccctgttcctggagctGCCCCAACagtgcacattttgcatgtctccttAAATCAAACAAACCTGAGTGAGGTGTGATTAGTAAAGACttcaagacctgaaatgggtgtttTAGAGAAGGGAtgcattggggaaaaaaaaaaaaaaaaaacttttgtactAAGCTACTGAAAGAGGTGCTGCATGGAGAGGAGGGGAATCTAATTCCCTTTTCCACCAAGGCAGTTCGAGTGCTGGTTCGGAGCCAAAGCCTAGTTTCAAATCAGTTCTTTGTCTTTTGACACCCAAAGCACCAGCTCAGAACTAGGAAAAGTGGCTCATAAGTAGCACCAAAATATTGCTGGTCTAGAAGTAAGAACTGCTTGTATCAGGGGCTTGGGAAGGGGTTACTGTGATCAACAAGATGAACACTTTTGACTGggctttttattaaataagagTAGGTTTGCAAAGTCATTGTTGATATTAGGCTTGTTCGCGCTGCGAGAACCAGTCGGCATGTGGCGTTGGAGTACCGCTAGAGCAATTCAAAAGCTTAAAGAGTCACCTGCTCTCCAATCACTTTCCCGGTGCTTTGGTATCGTGTGTGGCCGGTGTGTGCAGTCGGTCTGCAGTGATGCATCTTGAGCAAGCCTGGTGTGTTTGGCACTGCTGTACTATGCGTTGCTGGGGAAAATGAGACATACTCAGTGACATAAGACCTGGCTCTGTGGTGGCTCTCTAGCTTGTGGAAAAGCAAACCAGTTCTTGGAAGGCTCGCCAGTCAAACCAATTCTGAACCGGTAACAGCAGTAGCTCTGAACTAGCACCCGGTCCTGCTGGTGGCAAAGGGGCCTAAGTGACATCAGCTAATCTCTGGGGTGTCTCAAGGTTCAGTGCACAGTTCTCTTTGCTTCACTGGGAACAATCATAAAGACACACGGCTTCTCGTACTATTGCTATGCAGATAATATGCAGCTCCAAAATGCAAGGCACAGCTGCTCATCCAAGCTCTTTTCATTTCAATACTGGATTACAACAGTCTACTTGACAGTCTTGTGACCACAGCAGATAGTCAACAACACAGCAGCAATGCCTGATCTTTAATTAGCCAAAGACAACCCACATCACATACCTCCTGATCTCACCGTACTTGTTCCCAGTTGCGGCCAGAATCATTTAACGTTTCGACACTGGCTTTCATGATTTCCACCGCAGCAGCAGCTCCTACCTCATTTCACTACTTCAAGTGTATACTCCCACCAGCTATGGTTACTGAGTGAATGACACCTTGTTCTTCCTCCACAACAAGGAGAAAGTCACTCTCCAAAACCTTCACACTTTCTGCTTCTCTCTGTTGGAACGGGCTACCAACCTCCTCCCAAACTGCTGAGATGACCACGACTTTCGAGAAGTAGCTGAGACTCACCTCTTCCACAAACATTTAACCACTCCACACCCATAAACCAAATGCATTCTTTCATATGCCAACATGAAAccttgtaagtcactttggataaaaattgGCTGCTAGATGTATAAATGTGAATACTAACTAATAATGGAAAATCAAGCCATTGATATGCAGTTACTGAAgagaataaatgtgtgtgaatCATTTGGGGTGGTGAGACTTTCAGCAGTGTTAGACAGTAGGGTCTTTccacttttaattaaattctaagttcaaatatttaaaaaccaaaaagtACAGATGCTACTACCGTGCCACAGGGAAATATGTACATCTCATCAAACACAAGAATGGAGTGCCACAGGGCTCAGTATTAGGTCCTCTGTTTTTCTCCTTGTTTACACTTCCCCTGAGGGACATCATGACATATTTGCAGACATAACCCGTGACTGGTAACTAAGTGtctaatgtttaaataaagcttaaaaaatgAAGTGTGAAACCAggcttttacaaaataaaaaaagagaaagctgCAGAAACACCTACCAGCTGCAAGTACAggccatattattattattattattattattattattattattaggcacACTTGTAGTGATGGCCATGAATAGATCAACTCTATAGCATCACCACCACCAGTTCAAAAATTCAACATTGAAATGGTAATAACTCTTGAATCTCTTGttctagaaaaataaaacttagtACACCTGATTCCTCTCTTCTTGCTGATCACATTCAATAGCTTACATTAACTCTTTTCCCGCCATTGACGAGTTTTTATGGCAATCCGGGTTCTAGTTGTATAACGGTAAAGAAAGCCCTGGCGCATTCCCCGAATGAGTTACGGAACTTCCTGGTCTTCCAGGTGCGAATACAAGACGATCGGCATCAATGGAAGGATCagaaaaaatgtcacatttaataataatgaagtgGTATACATCCAAACTCTATATATGTGTGCGTTATCTATATTTGTATATTGAGTGGATCTTATATGCATAGGTAGGGCGTCCCAGAGTTTGGGGGCGGCAAATGAAAAAGCACGATCACCTTTAAGTTTACATCTGGTTCCAAAAGAAACTACAAGAAACTGAGTGGAAGACCTCAAAGGCCTGAGAGAGGAATATTGGCTCACCATTGTTTCCAGATATCTTGGGGCCAGTccatttaaagatttaaacaaacaaaaaaacaagtttataTTGAATTCTAAAATTGACCGGCAACCATTTAAGAGATGACAAAATCAGGGTAATGTGGGCATGCTTTCGAGTGCCAGTCAGCAACCTTGCTGCCGTATTTTGGACTGACTGTAACCAAGCCAAGGTCTTCAGGTTAACTCCCACATAAAGAGAATTACAGTAGTCTatgcatgaaaaaataaaagcatgaatGACGCTAAAAGTTGATTAGTTGCTATAAGTCtcagcttaaaaaaaatcagaactttACCACAGAATTTATTTGCTTGTCAAATTTAAGATCAGGGTCAAATAATACTCCTAAATTTTTCACCACTGCTTTGTTATGAACATTTAAAGATCCAAAAACATCAGAAATAGAAGAGCAATTGTCAGCTGAACCAAATAGCATGATCTCAGTTTTgtcttcatttaatttttaaaaatttgcagTCAACCATCCTTTAACATCAGGAAAGCTGTTTACAAGCGGACTAAAAAGCAGACccattttctttataaaaaaggcaaataaatctgcatatcatcagcatagcaatgAAATTCTACAGCACGtttcctaaatatatacagtgAGCATATACAGTGAGAACAATAAAGGAGCAAGAATAGATCATTTGGGAACTCCACATTTTAGTGGAGCTGGTATTGACAAGTGTTCACTAGGTTTCACTGAACTTCTACCTGTAAGATAAGACTTAAACCAGTCTAGGGCCACCTCGCGGATCCCAACATGATTTTACAACCGAGAGACTAAGATATCGTGATCTACGGTATCAAAAGCCGCACTCAGGTCCAACAGCACTAAAATCAACGATGTTCCAGAAAAGAATAccttaaaaagaatataattttGAACCCATTAAAAGTGCTGATTCAGTATTATGTTTTGTCCTAAAACCAGAAtgaaaaacttcaaaaacagtgtttttttccaaaaatgatTGCAACTGAATGAAAACTACTCTCTCCAAAACCTTGAAGAGAAAAGGCAGTTTCGAGATGGGCCTATAATTTGAATTAGAAAAATCTGCAGGATCCAAACTTGGTCTCTTTAATAATGGCTGcacttttgcatatttaaaatcatCTGGCAAAGAACCACCTGTCACCAGgcaattatttatgaatttcaAAACAGTCGGACCAATAGCATTAAAAACCTGTTTCAAAAACCGTGCATTAATAAAATCTTGGGGACTGGTAGAGGGATTCAAATTTTTGACAATTGCTGCCAATTCTGACAGAGAAACTGGCTCAAACTGATGAAAAACCGAAGAGCCAGGTTTAATCAGTTCTGGTTGATCATAATCCAAGTCTGGAATAGAAGATCTAATTTCTGATAGTCAAATAACAGTCCCTTAAAAATCTCAAATGACACTTGAAGCCTGTCCTTTCTCCATTTGCACTCTGCCTGTCTGCATAATTGCCACAGCGCACGAGtagatttgttgtttgttgtagTCATTGTTCAAATTCGCAAGAGCAGACTCATTATACATGGTGCAAAATTCATCAGCAATATTAGAATTAAGTTTCCGAGATTGCAGGACTTGACAGTAAGGACTGCCCGATGGGCCTTAGCCAGCATGAATGCCACTCTGGACAGTGGATGGAACTATCAGTGCATTTACATGGAGTATTGTATTACGATTACAATCAGAATGAAAAAACTCCATGCAAACACCTCAATTAGAATAAAAGTGCCCAGACCGAAATTTCACTTGGTTTGAGAGAAGTGTGATAAACCTTGTCTAATCCATTGGATAGGACAAATAAACACTTGAACCAATTAAAACCAACTGGAATTGGCACTGGTTTTGCACATGTGCAATGACATTGAAATGGTGTAATGGCATATGACACAGCAAAATATTCAAGCACAAGAAGACATAAAAGAGAAGTCATTTCGGTACTCACTGTGTAAGAATTTTGTGGGTGCACTAGGGTTGTGCCGatagaccaggggtgcccaaccctggtcctggagatcgaccttcctgcagagttcagctccaaccctgaccaaacacacctgaaccagctaattaggatctgaaggagcacttgataattacagacaggtgtgtttgattagggttggaactaaagtctgcaggaaggtcgatctccaggaacagggttgggcacccctgcgaTAGACGACAGTACAGTGTATCGACGATAGTCAAAGATACTGcctgttgctgatgcctttgacgattattattattatctgtcaAAAACAGACTAGGTGCCTAACTTTAGTGATACAGTGCAGAGAGCTGCTTCTGGGGCGCTTCAGAAACTTGCCGCCAggtggctggtataaacacaaaggCACAAATCACGGTGAACGGGAGGGGGTGTTTCAGGTGGGAAGCATGCAATCTGTAATTGCTTGCGGTTGCTGATGTTTGTGAAAGCATGCAGTCGCTTTCTAATGCGCACTGTTTTtccagttttactttcacttttgaaatCGATCCcgttcagcaaggaggggagaaGATGGAAAAGGGGGGCacaccctgctgaaaaaaaaacagcatatgctggtaggtatgttttgatgctgggatgctggtaaGGTATGTTtaaatgctggtttaagctggtccttaaaccaaggaccagcataaaccaaggaccagcataaaccagcaaaggaccagcttaaaccaccatcaaaacatacctaccagcatatgatgtttttttcaccagggcagtaACTTGTTTTGGGGGGAACAGCCCCCCTTCGTGccacagatgtgtgcagtgtaaataaggagtaagaaatgtatttgttatacagtgatgtaattattttattcgcTTATGGTACCgggaatgttttttaaagtgcgTAAACTCGCGCTAGGCTAGGctagtcagtgatgatgttctttgataacgtaaatgttctttgctcgttttctgtagctgcttttagaataactaaggaaatctTAGCATTAGTAACTCACAATGTTTCTATTAgccaaggcaaggcaaggcaagtttatttatatagcacattgcatacacaaaggtaattcaaaggaagtagaatagtcataaaaacaataataaaaacaataattcgcAAAGAGGCAGtggaataatcataaaaacaattatcacaacaataaaacaaacaaacaaaaaaatgaaacttttaaaatgatttaaaaattgatttaaaacaaatttaagacaggtaaaaaatggaaaaatgctaTACATtagtgcaatcagttcggacgtagcacagtgctcatacagtaaatgcacagctaaacagatgagttttgagtctagatttaaatgtagctaatgttttagcacatttgatctcttctggaagctgattccaactgcgggcagcataatagctaaaagcggattcccctttttttgtgtgatattgtgtgtttaacatgataacaatattaaattgttatcatgttaaacacaaattaaatcatACTGAAAgcaggctgcttttagccttatgctggtgttggttcatttgccggcaatgaaactaagtagataattaaataaattagcatgataatattgtgtattgacgatctcacaggctgacgatagggCGCTATGAAAATTGAGCATATCGCCCAACACCAGTGTGCACAAAATATCTGGCGTACATGCACATAAAGCCGTGTCATTATATTtcaatatgtatttaatttacacagtgaagaGCATGCAGTGTCAtacatttgtgtctttgttatATTGTATAGAATTATTCGTGATAGAAATATTTCTTAGCGTTGAGCCCTTATATAGTTTGTCAGACTGCACTTTGGGAAAAAGCAGTCAATTATTTTCTGAAGTAGCAAAATGTATACTTGATATGGAAATCAACAATACTGGACTTATTTGTTAATgtgtttattaaagaaatatgtaaTATTCAATAACACATCAAAAATGAGTTAATATTGTTGATAAGAAATATTTGATAGCAAAAATAACTTCTGAAGgctgtcatatttatttattttatttttaaatagatcCAGTCCATGTTCAGTAAAAATGATTTGATGATACATCAATAAATTAACTAGTATACCTTAATGCATGTGTTCTTGCTCAtttaaaacatgataaaaacagtagtatattttaataattaaacttaaaataagtgAACAAGGGGGAATATCCTAATCAGAATCGTATCGACCAAAATCAGATATTGTATCAACCAAAAAAAGTACTATCTGTGGATCcctaatctgaaataaaagctttcTCATTAAGCCATATGACgttcaaaaataattatttctgaagagggaaacatttttaacatggaTCACATGACTGACTTCAGCTTAGAGAATGGAAACCAACCTGTTTTGTCCTCAGTATCTTCTTGTTTCACTCTGAATGTTTCTTCAAGTATcatgtcttcactctcctctttaataaacgcCATCTTTATAATCAGACGTCATGCGGATCTTAGTTGCTTCACCAGGATTGTCTCTGTGTGTTTGAACACTGCCATGTTAAAAATGAGAATAattaacagaaagaaaaataaatccaaaCTAAATCTCTAGGTGCTCACACAaactacaaattaataaaagaatattAATTATGCAGTCACTTAATGTTTAGTTACTTATTTATTTCTAGATTACATTTAATGGATTACACTTTcatgaaacatttgttattagtGTGTAGAAGTTCTCACTGcacgtttgtgtttgtttgtgttcacTGTTCTGACCAGCGGGTGTCGTTCGCGTGCAGCGCTTTGAACCAGTGTATCGTTTTAGGAAAGCAATTAGTGCAGTTGACTTGGAGATTGGAAAACCTCCGTTTCTCACGTCACCACATGTCAGTGGCCGAATTTGTGCTTAGAAAAATTCATGAATTTGTTACCTAAATGAAACGcacctttactgtcacttaCAAGTGTATGCGTTCACTCTAAATAACGCTCGTTTATTTTGGATAGATCATTAGAATgttataatcaataataaatgattaattataatTCGCTtgctaaaactataaaacagaCAGAAGAATTTGCAtccatttaaatactttaaataaataaaaaccacaaacCTTTCTTCAGCCGAATCACAACAGACCCAGCATCGTGGCGCGTACTAATGACGTCAcagaaacaaaaccaaataaaagTCCTATTTAAACGTGTAGAACAATTAcaggtaaaaacacacacatttaaaacatgTATCAGCAGGATACAGAGTTGAATTCTtggtgaaatatttatttacaagccTTTTTTTCTTGCTTGTTGTTTGATATTTTCTCCTTAGGATACCTAGACAAACAAGGTTTATCTGTTAAAGTCAcagatactgtatataaaaaaatgcaacattcaTAGAAAACAGGATGGACATCAGGTGAcagcagaaaaataaatacaatgatgTTATTccagtgataataataattattattattattctttttttatagtgtagagttacatttatttatgttatttttctttctttctttctttttatttgaagCAGTGAacgttattttatttgttatataacCTTTAAATACAGTATGCATATGGGTGTTTGGACACCTAGAAGGTAAAGGCATGGGTGTTTGGCATGATGGAAGTCAAAAGAAGGTAAAGGAGACCTGTGCTTAAAGTGGTGAGATGAAGAACAGTTGGAAAATTGATTGAGAATTGTTGagaagtgtgtgtgttgagGAAGCACTCTACTCAGTGATGACTGGCCAGAAGACTTACTCGACATGGCTTTATTCATTATCAGGTCAATCACAGTCGCTTCTTTGTGCATCCACAAACGGGAGCTCGTACATAACATAGAATttgccataaaaaaaattacaaaagtgaAGTATACAAGTACAGGGGTAACATATGATTCTAAAGTCCTTTATGGAATTTCTTTATTGGAGGGGGAAACTACATCAGGGTGTTCTTGGTTGTCCTATTTCAAGACATTGCTGCTGCATATAGGGTATACAGTGAAAAGTCTGCTTATTGAGTGCTTGATGGTAAGTGTCATTGCAGTTTAACTTACCTACTCTTTAACAACACTGATTTTATTAACTGATTGTTCCAACATAGATTTTAGATGACATGCATACCTAATAATGATGTGTCTTGACAGATCTCATTCCCATATACAGTAGCTACCAGACTCATATTTGCACTTGCAAATCACAGTTGTCATGTGTCAAAAGCCCTGCTTAAAAGAACTGTACATGCTAGGTATTTAGACTATGTAGTGCTGACCAGTGGAAATAAATCCCGCAGCATGTCCAACTCACCAGCTGTTGGGACACCCACAGAAACACCAACACATTCAGCCCCTTATTCAACCCCAGAACCCAGCACATCCTGTCCCACATCTCCACCTCCACTCACCAGTCCAAGAGTGGCACAGAAGAGAAAGAGGAGAGATCCAGATGAAGCCCTTAGCAAACAGCTTTAATTGCTGGAGGCCCACCGGTCAGAAATCCAGCAAAAGCTTTTGCAAGAAACTTATGAGTACAGCAGATCTGGTGAAACTGTT is from Labeo rohita strain BAU-BD-2019 chromosome 13, IGBB_LRoh.1.0, whole genome shotgun sequence and encodes:
- the LOC127175238 gene encoding zinc finger protein 239, which gives rise to MAFIKEESEDMILEETFRVKQEDTEDKTELMPLKEESNILNDTEEKDQYEKHHDFITGDESFRCSQTENTSSRKKVHTIGTRSYFACSQCGESFSRHGNLQVHLKLHNRDKSYTYPQCGKQDGNLKVHMQIHSGESPFTCQQCGNIFTQKGSLNRHMKIHIGEKPYTCPQCGKSFNQHGNLEVHMRVHTGESPFTCQQCGKSFNRKGNLNYHMRVHTGESPFTCQQCGISFTAKGSLTRHIRIHTGEKPYTCPQCGECFEQHGNLKVHMRIHTGEKPYTCPQCGKSFDQHGNLKVHMRVHTGEKPYRCTQCGKSFDQHGNLKAHMRVHTGEKPYICTQCGKSFTQKGHLEVHMRIHNGEKPFTCQKCGKSFSRKGILNKHIKIHTGAEELGSTWAP